The Candidatus Binataceae bacterium genome includes the window ACGATGCTGGTCGGCCAAATCTCCACATCGGTCTCGTAAGGCTGCCCGGGCGTCAGCGGGCTCGGTCGCAAGATGCGAGTGGTAGGGTCGATTTTCGGTCGATCGCGTTGGATCTAGCGCGCGCCCGGAGACCGAGGTGGAACCGCTAACGCCTGTACCTAGGGTATTGACACAGATCATGAGTTTCCTATCTTCGTTCATTGGCCTGCGTTCGCGACTCGTTACGAACGAGATAAGTAGTTCAAGAACTAGGGTCTATGCTGGAAAATCTAGTGGGTACCGTTTGGGCACGCGCCACTGGCACTGCGGCCGTTGTGAATGGGCCGACCGTGTTCACCACGACTGCGAGATTGCGGGCTTAAGCTCCGCGACCGTCCCCTCGAACGTCTCGACGACAAGAGTCCGTGGCGCACCCGGAATCGTGTCCGCAAGTTCGCGCAGCCGCGCACTGTCCCGTGCTACGAGGACGGGCGCCAACTGCCTGCCAGCAAGCTCCCTGGCGACAGCGCTCCGACCCCGGCCCGTAGCTCCAAGGATCCAGATCTCCTTCGCCCTACTCACGGATGGATTTAGCTCGCAAAGTAGTTAGCGCTATCAATGTCGGCGAGGATTCCGGGCTCGACCGGCCTCCAGCCAAGCTGCTCGCGAGTCAGCGCGCACGACGCAGGCGCATCGAGGGCAAAGAACAGCGCCAGAAAACCTAGATACTCGGCCGCCTCGTTGTGCGACTTCGAGACTACCGGAACGCCGAGCCGGCGACCGATAACGTCTGCGATCTCGCGGGTCGGCACGCCCTCATCGCCGACCGCGTGCAACCTGCTGCTGGGAGGCGCGCTCTCTAGTGCCAGCCGGAACAAACGAGCCGTGTCGAGACGATGCACCGCTGGCCAGCGGCTCGCGCCATCTCCGACGTAAACGGCGACGCCGTGCTCGCTCGCGCTCGCAATGAGGTGCGGGACGAAGCCGTGATCGCCCTTGCCGTGGACCGATGGCGGAAGCCGCACGATCGAGGTGCGTACGCCGCGCGCGGCCAGCGCAATCATGGTCTCCTCCGAGCGGCCGCGCAGCCAGCCGGCGGGCGACGGATCGGCCTCGGTACTAAAGCGGCCCATCACGAGTCCCAACAATCCCGAGGCGATGACGAGAGGACGGCTGGACCCTTCGAGTGCGGCGCCGAGAGTTTCGATCGCGCTTGCGTCGGTACGCGCCGAGGCCTCGAACTGGGAAAAGTCGTGCTTGAACGCGAGGTGGATAACTCCGTCGGACTGCGCGGCGCCGGCGCGCAGACTAGCGAGATCGTCCAGTGAGCCGCGATGTACCTCCGCGCCCGCGGCCTCGAGAGCGCGAGCCGATTCATCCGAGCGAGCCAGGCCGACCACCTTATGGCCGGCTCCGAGCAGCTCGGGCACCACCGCAGAACCGATAAAGCCGGATGCGCCGGTAACGAATACGCGCATGGGAAGCCTCCTGATGTCAGAGTCTGACATCACTTGTACCATCTGATGTCAGTCACTGCAATCAGCTAATATGGAGCGCATGGGGCGATGGGAACCGAACGCGCGGGGGCGGCTCGAGCTGGCGGCGTGGGAACTCTTTCAGGAACGCGGCTACACCCAAACCACGGTGGAGGAGATCGCCGCGCGGGCGGGGCTGACGGAGCGAACCTTCTTCCGCTACTTCACCGACAAACGCGAGGTGTTGTTTTCGGGCTCGCGCGCCTTGCAGAAAGCCATCGTGGAAGCCATCGGCGAGGCTCCCCCAACTAGCGCACCCCTTGAGGCGGTTGCCGCCGGGCTTCAAGCCGCCGCCGGGGTACTCCAGCGAGGACGCGAATTCGCTCGGACACGCCAGACGCTGATTGCTGCTCACGCAGAACTTCAGGAACGTGAGCTGATCAAGCTCAGATCGCTCGCCTCGGCCGTTGCTGGCGCCTTGCGCATGCGTGGCATCGCCGAACCGGCGGCGAGCCTAACCGCAGAAGCGGGAATCGCGGTCTTCAAGGTCGCGTTCCAACGTTGGGTCGACGGCATCAAGCCTGGAGACTTCTCGCACCACATTCGAGCGTCGCTCGACGAACTCAAAGCGGTAACGACGAGCAAGGGTACCGCGTCGTCGACGTCGCGCGGTACGCGGGCGTCGAGACGCAAATCGCGTGGCTAGTGTGGTGTCCTGCAGATAACTCTATTAACCAATGGTTGATTGAGCACGCGAGGTCGTGGACCTATGGGTACACGTCCAGAAGGAAGAACACAATCCAGCAACCGCAAGTCGCCGTCAGTTCCGATCGTCCCTCGGCAGAAAGGCGAGGGGGACGCCCGTAGTGCGTGCGTCGCGTTCCCTCTGTCTCGCAGGGGTTTCCAATCACCGCGCTTCGGAGCAGGAGCCGCGCCCATCTGTGCGCCCAGAGCGGAGAGGGGCCGATGCGACTTCTGAATCCATCTGATATTTCATAAGTCCTCTTGACAACTCAATTGCTTTCGTTGGTTGTCTGATCCCGGACTTTGCAGCAATCTAAGCAGTTATGATCTTACCGTCCCAGTCTCCACCCGATGGAACGGAGGCATGTTCATGAATTAATTGCCATTTATCATCCCGCTTTTCAAAACAGTCTGTTTGCCGCACGGTCACAAGTTTGGTCGCGCCGTTCTTGAGTACGATCTTTACTTTTTGAACCGTACAAACGATCCCCATATTGCCGTTCAACATGACATCCATTTCGAGAATTTCAACTTTGCAGGAGTCAAAATTACTAAATACGCTGTCGAACATTCTTAGTGCCGGCTGAATGCCTTTCGAGGCAAAAGCAGGAATATCAAACCAAAGCGCATCTGCCGCCCAATGCCGTGTGCTTTGTACACCGGTCATGGACTCTGCCATTTCCTTAACGATGGAAATGATGACCTCCTTGTCCCTTTCTACGCTTTTTTGATTAGCAACCATTTTCGCCTCCCGTGTCTTCAATATTCATAACTTCACTTTGCCAAACTTTCGATCGATGCGTCCAACACATCTTTGTTATCGAACTGATGCCTGTATAGTATCGGTATGGAACTTCGACATTTGCGCTATTTCGTCGCCGTGGGAGAGGAGCAACACTATGGACGGGCCGCGCAGCGGCTTCGCGTGGCCCAGCCCGCGGTCTCCCGTCAGATTCAGGATCTGGAGGAAGAGGTCGATTTCAAGTTGTTTGACCGCCTTCCACGCGGCGTGAAACTTAGGCCGGCGGGAAAATCATTCCTGGAAGATGTGCGCCGCATTCTTCAGCAGGTCGATGAGGCGACGATGCGTGCCAAACGTGTGGCACGTGGCCAATCCGGTACTCTGCGGGTCGGGTTTATTGAGAGTGCATCCTAGCATGGTGTGG containing:
- a CDS encoding SDR family oxidoreductase, whose translation is MRVFVTGASGFIGSAVVPELLGAGHKVVGLARSDESARALEAAGAEVHRGSLDDLASLRAGAAQSDGVIHLAFKHDFSQFEASARTDASAIETLGAALEGSSRPLVIASGLLGLVMGRFSTEADPSPAGWLRGRSEETMIALAARGVRTSIVRLPPSVHGKGDHGFVPHLIASASEHGVAVYVGDGASRWPAVHRLDTARLFRLALESAPPSSRLHAVGDEGVPTREIADVIGRRLGVPVVSKSHNEAAEYLGFLALFFALDAPASCALTREQLGWRPVEPGILADIDSANYFAS
- a CDS encoding TetR family transcriptional regulator, producing MGRWEPNARGRLELAAWELFQERGYTQTTVEEIAARAGLTERTFFRYFTDKREVLFSGSRALQKAIVEAIGEAPPTSAPLEAVAAGLQAAAGVLQRGREFARTRQTLIAAHAELQERELIKLRSLASAVAGALRMRGIAEPAASLTAEAGIAVFKVAFQRWVDGIKPGDFSHHIRASLDELKAVTTSKGTASSTSRGTRASRRKSRG
- a CDS encoding nuclear transport factor 2 family protein, with protein sequence MKTREAKMVANQKSVERDKEVIISIVKEMAESMTGVQSTRHWAADALWFDIPAFASKGIQPALRMFDSVFSNFDSCKVEILEMDVMLNGNMGIVCTVQKVKIVLKNGATKLVTVRQTDCFEKRDDKWQLIHEHASVPSGGDWDGKIITA
- a CDS encoding LysR family transcriptional regulator, which codes for MELRHLRYFVAVGEEQHYGRAAQRLRVAQPAVSRQIQDLEEEVDFKLFDRLPRGVKLRPAGKSFLEDVRRILQQVDEATMRAKRVARGQSGTLRVGFIESAS